One part of the Cyanobacterium stanieri LEGE 03274 genome encodes these proteins:
- a CDS encoding phycobilisome linker polypeptide, with the protein MSLERSANLGLSFYEEDNIIERKPNDSDERTNQIINAVYRQVLGNSYVMKSERVINAESRFRNRQLNVRELVRAIANSDAYRRRFFETCPRYRFTELNFKHLLGRTPENQDEMRFHSDILDNYGYETDINAYIDSEEYTEAFGDDIVPYFRGYKTDNNRTMVEFTHSFAMLRGVASSDYGANLTSPVIHKNVLTQTPISIKPPSGGAAGDGWAFQGTPLDSATRQGVGADEDGRIFRVEVTGYRAKTFNRIPKFSRPNKVHMVSYSQLSELYQRIHKQGAAIASITPIN; encoded by the coding sequence ATGTCTTTAGAAAGAAGCGCTAACTTAGGCTTAAGTTTTTATGAAGAAGACAATATCATTGAAAGAAAGCCCAATGATTCTGATGAGCGCACTAATCAAATTATCAACGCTGTATATCGTCAGGTGTTGGGTAATTCTTATGTGATGAAAAGTGAGCGAGTGATTAATGCGGAGTCTCGTTTTCGTAATCGTCAGTTGAATGTCAGGGAATTAGTACGGGCGATCGCCAATTCTGATGCTTATCGTCGTCGTTTCTTTGAAACCTGCCCCCGTTATCGTTTTACGGAGTTAAATTTTAAACATCTTTTGGGGCGCACCCCTGAAAACCAAGATGAGATGAGATTTCATAGTGATATTCTTGATAACTACGGTTATGAGACTGATATAAATGCTTATATCGATAGTGAAGAATATACTGAAGCCTTTGGGGATGACATTGTACCCTATTTCCGTGGCTATAAAACCGATAACAATCGCACCATGGTGGAATTTACCCATAGTTTTGCGATGTTGCGCGGTGTGGCTAGTAGTGATTATGGTGCAAATTTAACTTCCCCTGTCATCCATAAAAATGTTTTAACTCAAACTCCTATCTCCATCAAACCTCCTTCTGGGGGCGCTGCCGGTGATGGTTGGGCATTCCAAGGCACTCCCCTTGATTCTGCTACCCGTCAGGGGGTTGGCGCTGATGAGGATGGAAGAATTTTCCGTGTGGAGGTGACTGGTTATCGTGCTAAAACTTTTAATCGGATACCTAAATTCTCTCGTCCTAACAAAGTTCACATGGTTTCTTATAGTCAGTTATCTGAATTGTATCAAAGAATTCATAAGCAAGGTGCGGCGATCGCATCTATTACACCCATTAACTAA